Within the Streptomyces sp. R41 genome, the region AGCTCGGCGGCGGTCTGGGCGAGGTCGGTGGTGCCGCACACGTCGCGCGCGGCGATGGAGAGCAGGCAGCGCCGGTAGGCGACGCGCAGCGAGATCGGGTCGGTCGCCTCGGCCAGCCCCCGCTCGAACTCGGCCACCCCGGGATGCAGGTCCTGCGGCTCGTACGTCACGAGCGCCTGCCAGTCGCGCGGGTGCCGGGCGAGATGGTCGGCGAGCGCGGCGGAGGCGCCGAGGACACCGAGCAGCCGGTCCCGCAGCGGCTTCGCCGCGATCAGCGTGTCGAGCAGCTCCCGCTGGGCCGTGTGCCCGTCCTGCGCCTCGACGAGCCGGACGAGACCGAGCAGCGCCAGATCAGGATCGGCGGTCGCGCCCAGCGCGTCCAGGAGCACCGGGTCGGACCGTATGGGCGCCAGCTCGGCGCTCTCCAGGAGTCGCTCGGCGGCCGAGGGATCGGTGAAGCCGTGCCGCAGCAGCCGCGAAAAGGTACTGCTTCTGCGCCCCGGCGCCGTCATCCTCGGCCTCCTGTCGGATCAAGGTCGTACGAACTTGAGCGTAACCGCAGTCCTTGAGAGAAGCGCCGGGGCGGGCGGCCACACCCGGGACCGATGACTTCCGCCGGTGTGCGCGGTCTCCCTTACGGCGGGACCATGTCGATCGAGGAGGAGACCCATGTCCGGCACGCAACCGCAGACAGAGCTCGACCCGCGCTACGGCAGCCCCGGGGCGACCGCGACTCCGTGGTCGGAGGCCGTGCGGCGGCTGGCCGCGGCGGAGCTGTACTGGCTGTCGACGGTACGGCCGGACGGCCGGCCGCATGTGACGCCGCTGATCGGTGTCTGGCAGGACGGCGCGATGCACTTCACGACGGGCGCGCGGGAACGGAAGGCGCTCAACCTCGCCGGCAATCCGCACGTCGTGCTCACCACGGGGACCAACACGTGGGCCGAGGGGTACGACCTCGTCGTCGAGGGCGAGGCGGTGCGCGTGACCGACGTGGCCCGGCTGCGCGGGCTGGCCAAGGCGTGGGAGGAGAAGTACGGCACCGAGTGGCACTTCGAGGTCCGCGAGGACGGGGCGTTCCAGGGACAGGAAGGGTCCTCTCTCGTCTTTGCCGTAGCGCCGCGCACCGCTTTCGGGTTCGGTAAGGGAGAGCCGTTCAGCCAGACGCGCTGGCGATTCGAGTGACGTACTACGGCGCCGTGCGACAGCGACGTACGGCATGACTCACGCCATGGCGTACGACAGCGACGCGCGGCGTGACCCACGACATGACGTACGACAAGGGAGTCGTTCATGGACATGACGCTCGAAGTGATCCTGCTG harbors:
- a CDS encoding pyridoxamine 5'-phosphate oxidase family protein, which translates into the protein MSGTQPQTELDPRYGSPGATATPWSEAVRRLAAAELYWLSTVRPDGRPHVTPLIGVWQDGAMHFTTGARERKALNLAGNPHVVLTTGTNTWAEGYDLVVEGEAVRVTDVARLRGLAKAWEEKYGTEWHFEVREDGAFQGQEGSSLVFAVAPRTAFGFGKGEPFSQTRWRFE